A region from the Alosa alosa isolate M-15738 ecotype Scorff River chromosome 7, AALO_Geno_1.1, whole genome shotgun sequence genome encodes:
- the yju2b gene encoding probable splicing factor YJU2B, whose amino-acid sequence MGERKGVNKYYPPDFDPVKHGSINGYNNSHPLRERARKLSQGILIIRFEMPYNIWCDGCKNHIGMGVRYNAEKKKVGNYYTTPIYRFRMKCHLCVNYIEMQTDPANCDYVIVSGAQRKEERWDMAENEQILTTEHSEKQKLETDAMYKLDHGGKDKEKLRAALPSLNELQDHQSAWKDDFQLNSSLRRKFRVEKKVIVEQEEKDDAVRKRTNLSISLVPEKEEDKKLAALLTFQSPDSYDDRQQSKRKEISSRSWFTSPAAPPGSAAGSLLQKLSQQGKGAAATKALSSSPASSALSLVRRRTEEPRPEISAAAATTQRRSSDPGNSSTAAASCTTGGNHSHETGESTGTNLNVTQIHLEGKETFRCVNASGETTSNGVTGRWAPGGDCGTDGDHARSSCLVRSLVADYSDSDPDSDASEP is encoded by the exons ATG GGTGAAAGGAAAGGAGTGAACAAGTACTACCCCCCTGATTTCGACCCAGTAAAG CATGGCTCCATTAATGGATACAATAACAGCCACCCTCTCCGAGAGAGGGCAAGGAAGCTCTCCCAGGGCATCCTCATCATCAG ATTTGAGATGCCCTACAATATTTGGTGTGATGGCTGTAAGAACCACATTGGCATGGGTGTTCGATATAATGCAGAGAAGAAGAAAGTGGGGAACTACTACACCACACCCATATACAG GTTCAGGATGAAGTGTCACCTTTGTGTGAACTACATCGAGATGCAGACGGACCCTGCCAACTGTGACTATGTGATTGTGAGCGGCGCCCAGCGCAAGGAGGAGCGCTGGGACATGGCTGAGAACGAGCAGATCCTCACCACAG aGCACAGCGAGAAACAGAAGCTGGAGACGGATGCCATGTATAAGCTGGACCACGGTGGGAAGGACAAGGAGAAGCTGCGAGCGGCCCTGCCCTCCCTCAACGAGCTCCAGGACCACCAGTCCGCCTGGAAGGACGACTTCCAGCTCAACAGCAGCCTCCGCAGAAAGTTCAGG GTTGAGAAGAAGGTGATAgtggagcaggaggagaaggaCGATGCAGTGAGGAAGAGGACCAATCTGTCCATCTCGCTGGTTccggagaaggaggaggacaagAAGCTAGCAGCGCTGCTCACCTTCCAAAGCCCTGACT CCTACGACGACCGGCAGCAGAGCAAGCGTAAGGAGATCTCCTCCCGCTCGTGGTTCACCTCCCCCGCCGCTCCACCAGGGAGCGCTGCAGGCAGCCTCCTGCAGAAGCTGAGCCAGCAGGGCAAAGGGGCGGCCGCCACCAAGGCCCTCAGCAGCTCCCCGGCCTCCAGCGCCCTGAGCCTGGTGCGCAGACGCACCGAGGAGCCCCGGCCCGAGATATCGGCGGCGGCAGCCACTACCCAGCGTCGAAGCTCAGACCCTGGGAATAGTTCTACAGCGGCTGCCTCTTGCACCACAGGAGGGAACCATTCGCACGAGACGGGGGAATCCACAGGGACAAATTTGAACGTGACACAGATTCATCTGGAAGGAAAGGAGACGTTCAGGTGTGTAAATGCAAGTGGAGAGACGACCTCAAATGGCGTGACGGGAAGATGGGCACCCGGAGGGGATTGTGGGACAGATGGAGATCACGCAAGGAGCTCCTGTCTCGTCCGGTCTCTTGTAGCGGACTACAGTGACTCTGATCCAGACAGTGACGCGAGTGAACCATAG